From Candidatus Binatia bacterium:
GCGGCCACGCGGGAGACCAGCTTGAACAGCTCCACCATGGCCGGATTCCGGCCGATGATCGGGCGCGCTTCCGTGCTCTCGGCGGCGGCCGTGCCCGCGGCCGCGGCACTCCTCTGGAGCCGGCGGCGCTCCATGGCGCGCTCCACGGTGAGACGGACTTCCTGGAGCGTGAACGGCTTCCGCACGTAGTCGAAGGCGCCCTCGTGGAGCGCCTTGATCGCGGTCTCATAGGTGCCGAAGGCGGTCACCATGATGACCGCGGCTCCGGGCATCTCGCGGCGGATGCGGCGCAGGAGCTCGATGCCGTCCATGTCGGGAAGCTGCACGTCGCAGAGCGCGACGTCGAAGGGGCGGGCGGGAGCGAGGGCGAGCGCTTCTTCCCCGCGGGCCGCGAGCGTCACCTCGTAGCCTTCCTGCTGGAAGATGTCGCGGAGGAGTCCCGAGGAGCCGGGATCGTCATCCACGACGAGCATGGTGGGCCTGTGTCGCGCCATGAGGCCGCGTCACCGCCCTTCCGTGGGGCGAGCCGCCATGCGCCGCATTGTATCCGAGTCGCGCCATGAGGGAAGAAAAACGATGCGGGGTCGATGCTTCGGTTGCCCGCTCCCGGAGCCTTCCACTAGGATGGGCGCCACTCGAGGACGAGCCCGGCTGCCGCGAAGCCCGGCACCCACGGAGGCGATCGCATGGCACCGCCCGATTCCGATTCCGAAGTCGCCGAGAGACTTTCGGTCGAAGACCTCCGGGAAGTCTGGAATCTCCTGGTCCCCGAGGACCGGATCGAGAGCTTCCGCGCATTGCCCCGACCGGAGGCCGAGGACCTCTTCCTCGAGCTCTCCGCCCGCGACCAGACCGAGCTGGTCCTGGCCCTGCCCGCGCCGGAGCGCCGCTCGTGGGTGCGGCTCCTCCCGCCCGACGACGCGGCCGACCTGATCCAGGAGGCCGGGTCGGAGCACCGCGAGGCGCTCCTCCAGCTCCTCGACGAACCCACGCGCAAGGACGTGCACGCCCTGCTCGCCTACGCCGAGGACGACGCCGGCGGGCTGATGAACCCGCGCTACGCACGCGTGCGCCCCGAGATGAGCGCGGACGAGGCCCTCACCTATCTGCGCCGGCAAGCCAGCGAGCAGACCGTGTCGCTGCCCTACGCCTATGTGCTCGGACCGGATCAGAAACTGATGGGCGTCGTCTCCTACCGCGAGCTCTTCCTCGCGCGCCCCGAGCAGCAGGTGCAGGACGTCATGCGAACCGAGCTGGTCACGGCTCCCGAGTCGATGGACCAGGAGGAGCTGAGCCGGCTCTTCTCCGAGAGCCGCCTCATCTCCATCCCCGTCGTCGACGCCGAGGGCCACATGAAGGGGATCGTCACCCTCGA
This genomic window contains:
- the mgtE gene encoding magnesium transporter produces the protein MAPPDSDSEVAERLSVEDLREVWNLLVPEDRIESFRALPRPEAEDLFLELSARDQTELVLALPAPERRSWVRLLPPDDAADLIQEAGSEHREALLQLLDEPTRKDVHALLAYAEDDAGGLMNPRYARVRPEMSADEALTYLRRQASEQTVSLPYAYVLGPDQKLMGVVSYRELFLARPEQQVQDVMRTELVTAPESMDQEELSRLFSESRLISIPVVDAEGHMKGIVTLDDIVDVVREEATEDIQKIGGTAAFDEPYLRLSVKEMIIKRAGWLSVLFLGESMTAATMGYFEQEIARAVVLALFVPLVISSGGNSGGQATTLVIRAMSLGEVRLRDWWHVMRREILSGLGLGTILAVIGIVRIMVWQAIFHSYGEHHMLIALTVAVSLVGVVMWGTLVGSMLPFILRRLGLDPATASAPFVATLVDVTGLIIYFSAARVFLGGVLL